In the genome of Bosea sp. BIWAKO-01, the window ACTGGATGGGAGGTCACCATGTCCGAGCCGATGTCTCGCCGCGCCGCTCTGGCTCTCCTCGGTGCGGGGTCCCTCGCCCTGCCGGCGATCGCCCAGAACCAGACCGGCTATCCCGCCAGGCAGATCCTGCTGATCGTGCCCTACCCGGCCGGAGGCGCGGTCGATCTCGCCGCGCGGCTCGTCGCCGAGAAACTGCGGGTCGAATTCGGCCAGCCGGTCGTCGTCGAGAACCGGCCCGGCGCCAACGGCATGGTCGGGGCAGCCGCCGTCGCGCGGGCGGAGCCTGACGGCTACACGCTGCTGATGGCGCCGCGCGAGGTCTTTGGCATCAACCCGATCCTGATGCCGCAGCAGGCACTCGATGGGAAACGGGACTTCGCCCATGTCGGGGTGGTCGCGACGGGCCCCTATGTGCTGGTCGTCAATCCCGCACTCGGCGTCACCAGCTTCGCCGAATTCGTCGCCCTCGCGAAGCAACGCGAGCTGCCCTATGCCAGCTTCGGCAAGGGCAGCATGGCCCATCTCAACATCGAGGCGCTGGCGCGCAGGCTCGGGGTCAAGATGGTGCATGTGCCCTATCGCGGTGCGCCGCCGGCCGTCACAGCGGTGGCGACGGGCGAAGTCGCGCTGACCATCTCCACGCCGCCGGCCGCGATTTCCCTCATGCAGGACGGAAAGCTGAAGGCGCTCGCCGTTGGCAACGCGCGCCGACTGCGCGACATGAGCGAGGTGCCGACGATGACGGAACTCGGCCTCTCCGATGATCCGCTGATCCCGAATTTCTTCGGCCTCGTTGCCCCCGCCGGGACTCCAGCGCCGATCGTCGAGCGCCTGAATGCGGCCGCCGCGCGCGCGATCATGGCGCCCGATATCGCGACAAGGCTCGCCGCCAGCGGGCTCGACCCCGCTCCCGGCTCCCCCCAGGACATGGCGCGCCTGGTCAACGGGGACATCGAGCGTTTCGGCCGGCTGATCCGCGAACTGGATATCAAGGTCACGGACTAGATCATCGGACAGGAAATCGTATCCGATCAGATGACCTAACCCTTTGTGTTTTCATCAATTTTTCTTCGAACCGCGATCCACTTTTCGGGCTGATGCTCTAGATTTTTCACCCGGCGGGACGGCAGGCGTCGGCTGCCCGACATGCGCTTCTCAAGCGCGAGGCACATGACGAGTGATCCGCCGGTTACTCCGCGCCGGGCAATGGCGCGTCGGGATGGACCAGCCCGGCCTCCCGCAGCTCCCGCCAGAACGCGGCAGGCACCACCTCCTGCAGCGCAGCCCGGTCTTCGGCGATGCGGCTCGGCTGGCTGGCGCCGGGGATCACCGCAGCGACGGCGGGATTGGCGAGCGAAAACTGCAGGCCGGCCGCCTTCATGCTGACGCCGTGGCGATCGGCGATGGCCTTGATGCGCGCGACCTTGGCGCGGATCTCCGTCGTCATCGGTGCGTATTCGAAGTTCGGGCCGCCGACCAGGGCACCGGAGCTGTAGGGGCCGCCGACGACGATGCCGAGCCCGCGCTCGGTGACCAGCGGCATCACGCGCTGGAGGGCGCGCGCATGGTCGAGCAGCGTGTAGCGTCCCGCCAGCAGGAAGCCGTCTGGGCGCGGACCGTCGAGCCCGAGCAGCAGCTCGATCGGCTCCACCCGGTTGACACC includes:
- a CDS encoding tripartite tricarboxylate transporter substrate binding protein, with amino-acid sequence MSEPMSRRAALALLGAGSLALPAIAQNQTGYPARQILLIVPYPAGGAVDLAARLVAEKLRVEFGQPVVVENRPGANGMVGAAAVARAEPDGYTLLMAPREVFGINPILMPQQALDGKRDFAHVGVVATGPYVLVVNPALGVTSFAEFVALAKQRELPYASFGKGSMAHLNIEALARRLGVKMVHVPYRGAPPAVTAVATGEVALTISTPPAAISLMQDGKLKALAVGNARRLRDMSEVPTMTELGLSDDPLIPNFFGLVAPAGTPAPIVERLNAAAARAIMAPDIATRLAASGLDPAPGSPQDMARLVNGDIERFGRLIRELDIKVTD